The Gadus chalcogrammus isolate NIFS_2021 chromosome 16, NIFS_Gcha_1.0, whole genome shotgun sequence DNA window ATTAATGATGTTGATTGAGTATCCCTCAGTCCACATGTAATTTTGGCTCAGCATTAATGACATCAGTATCGCTGTTCACTCGGTTAGGTCCAAGCCGTATAATCAACTGAAACTTGCCAATTCGTGACATTGATTAATCAAAACTAAATTAAGTGCAGCATTAGTAGGGAGATTATGTGATCATCTGACCACAAGGGAGTCATTCTTTCATTGACAAATACAACCATTCACTTTTTGTCATACCCCGTCAGTTACGCCAGCTCCACGCAAACCAAACATCCAACCAACCGTAAAATTCTGTTTTTTAAAGTAACACATTCATCTTGCAGCTGCTTGCTGCATAGCTCAAGCTCACAAAACCCACaacctccccatctcccccatTCCCCTTGCTCGCCGGCTATGCGTTGCTGCACTTtgaataaagaagaagaagttagaagttatatatgtatgtatatatatatatatatatatacatgaagaagaaggccttccgggatatgatatcctggaggactcctgactcggttgcaaggtaccgacaggctcgaagggctgcagcggctgccgtgtcggaggctaagcagcgggtgtgggagaagttcggagaggccatggagaaggactttcggtcggcaccaaagtgtttctggaagactatccggcacctcaggagggggaaacggggaaccatccaagctgtgtacagtaagaatgggactctgttgacctcaactgaggaggtcgtcggacgttggaaggaacactttgaggaactcctgaatccgaataacacgccctctatgttggaggcagagctcgaggttgatggtgtttcgtcgtcaatttccctggtggaggtcactgaggtagtcaaacatctccgcagtggcaaagccccagggattgatgagatccagccagaaatgctaaaggctctgggtgttgaggggctgtcatggttgacacgcctattcaacattgcgtgggagtcgggtacagtgccaaaggagtggcaaaccggggtggtggttcccctgttcaaaaagggggaccagagagtgtgtgccaattaccggggtatcacacttctcagcctccctggtaaagtctactccaaggtgctggaaaggagggttcggccgatcgtcaaacctcagattgaagaggaacaatgcggttttcgccccggacgtggaacttcggaccagctcttcactctcgcaaggatcctggagggggcctgggagtatgcccatccggtctacatgtgttttgtggatctggagaaggcgtatgaccgggtcccccgggataaactgtgggaggtgctgcgggagtatggggtaagggggtctatcctcagggccatccaatctttgtactcccaaagcgagagctgtgttcgtgttctcggcagccagtcagttttgttctcagtgggtgctggtctccgccagggctgcgccttgtcacgaatcctgtttgtgatatacatggacaggatatcgaggcgtagtcgtggtggggaggggttgcagttcggtggtctgaggatctcgtcactgctttttgcagatgatgtggtcctcattggatcatcggcctgtgaccttcagcactcactggatcggctggcggccgagtgtgaagcggctgggatgaggatcagcaccactaaatctgaggccatgactcttagcaggaaaccggtggattgcttactccgggtaggaaatgagtccttagcccaagtgaaggagttcaagtacctcggggtcttgttcgcgagtgagggtactatggagcgtgagattggccggagaatcggagcagcgggggcggtattgcgttcgctttaccgcaccgttgtaacgaaaagagagctgagccgcaaggcaaagctctcgatctaccggtcgatcttcgttcctatcctcacctatggtcatgagggctgggtgatgaccgaaaggacgagatcgcgggtacaagcggccgagatgagttttctcagaagggtggctggcgtctcccttagggatagggtgagaagctcagccatccgtgaggaactcggattagagccgctgctcctttacttagaaaggagtcagctgaggtggttcgggcatctggtaaggatgcccactgggcgccttccttgggaggtgtttcaggcacgtccagtggggaggagacctcggggaagacccaggactaggtggagagattatatctcaacactggcctgggaacgcctcgggaccCCCcctgtcagagctggtcaatgtggcccgggaaagggaagtctggggccccctgcttgagctgctccccctgcgacccgaccccggataagcggatgacgatgatgatatatatatatatataaaccatGGCTACCAGCTTATGATAAACTTAAACAGGTTCATTTTCATGCTAACCTATTTTCTTTCCTGAAAATACTTTTTTCCTTGCCATTTAGATGACTTATGGTTAGGGTTTGTAATATAATGTGGCCCAGGAAGTCTCTTCTGAGATTGTACTGTGATTAAGAGTTATACAAACTAATTTACATGACTGCAATATCAAGTTTCTGCAGTTCTTTTCTCCATAGGGGAGGGTTATTTGTTGCACCTCCTTCCCGTTTGGCCCTGGCTGCTCAGAACTTTACCCCCAAATGTGTTTCCCTGGCTACTAATATATATTGTGGAACCTTGAATGAATGAAGGCCCAGTCGGGAAAACAAACTGCtttttgcattttatttgaaCCCTTTGCAGATTTTTAACTTGTTGCCAGTCCAGAGAGCAAGCATGTATCCATATGAAGTCAATGATCCTGAGGCTTGTTTGAGGGTGAGATCCAAAAGATCTATCCTGCCATACCCAGTCCATGATGACAGCAACGCGTATTCAGTATTTGAGGTACTTGTTCATTGACATACATTGGAATTAAGCATGCAACCAAAATGTGGAAAAAATTCTGATAATTTGTATACATTATTTGTTCATCTAGGGAGTGGGGCTGAAGATGTTGACAAATTTGGTTCTCAAATCACCTTCCTGTGTCACGTACAATGGTGTAAACTACTACCATCAACGCATGggtgagacttttttttattgtctgGGGAAGTATGTTTATGTCCAATAATCAGATACCTATAATTTATCAGGGTTAACCCACACTCTGAGCAGTACCCTCTTCAAGTACTGTTCAGAGTGTCACATCACATTGTGCCACTCTCATAGACAATATATTCACTAATGACATTGAAAACAATACACCAAGCGGACTATTGATAAATGATATAAGCGACGATCTACCAGTTTTTACAGTTTATGACAGGAACTATAAGATCAATAAGCCAGtcaaaaataaagaatacagaCGAGTTAGATCTGAAGAATCGATGATTGCTTTTAAAAATGAACTGCAGGCACAGAACTGGAATGAAATGTATGAGAAAATAGATATTAACAGTTAGGGATGCatcgaatattcggccaccgaaaatgttcggccgaaattggcccaaaacataatgttcggtttcggccgaaggagtaaaaaaGCCGAAAATAATACACtgaatattttaattttttataaaaaataaataaaaatgttttactcatttatttaaaggtacattgttcttaaattcttgctataaggtctgctggaatgttagaaaacgttcagtatcaaattaatattttgtatcaaatttgtaattgattttttttattgaaaagcaacacacaaaagtttataaaggacatgtaattgtttgatttatgcaatggtgaaacatttaaagcaaaatgaatgaaaaacagcaaaagccacattcggtattcggtttcggctttcggccaactgtttcagtatattcagtttcggccaagaattttcatttcggtgcatccctattaACAATGCATATGAAGAATTTCTCAGGATATTCAAAACATTATACAATAAAAACTGTCCaataagaaaatacacaaaaattAAATACTCTGAATGTCCATGGATCACGAGGGGCCTACAAAATgcctgtaaaaagaaaaatacactgTACCAGAATTTTATAAGGCTGAAAACTGAAGATGCTGAGAACagatataaaacatataaaaataaGTTAACTAAAATCATAAGAACTAATATAAAATACTATATTAAGGAACAATATTAAGGAATTAATATGGAACATACTGAACAGTGTTATAAAAAATGGTTCTGGACTCAGAAATTATCTTAAGTATTTTTTGGTTGATGATAAGGAGGAGTACAATATGGATGTTGTGGCCAACTGCTTTAATAACCTTTGTGTGAATATTGTTTTGGACCTTGCAGAAAAAATTCCTGATCAAGGGTCATCTGAGCAAAATATGGAAAAATTAATTAGCAGAAATGAGTTCTCTATGTTTCTCACAGCAGTGGACGAAAGGGAAATTGTTGATATCGTTTGAATTGTATGGGTAAAAAATCAAATGATTGTGATGAGATAGATATGACTGTGGTAAAAAAGGTAATTGATGGAATAACAAAACCATTCACATACATCTGTAACCTTTCATTCCAAACTGGTACATTTccaaacaaaatgaaaatagCAAAAGTCATACCTTTGTACAAATCTGGGAACAAACACCACTTCACAAATTACAGACCGGTCTCGTTATTGCCACAATTCTCAAATTCTTGAAAAACTATTCAATAATCGACTGGACAATTTCATAGATAAACACAAACTGCTCACTGATAATCAATACGGATTCAGAGCAAATAGATCTACATCAATGGCTTTATTAGATTCAATTGAAGAAATCACTAATTCTATAGACCAAAAACAACAATCAATAGGGATATTCCTATATCTAAAAAAAGCATTTGACACAATAAATCATGACATATTAATAGAAAAACTGGAGCGTTACGGCATCAGGGGTATAGTGGGCAACTGGGTGAGGAGTTATTTGAGTGACAGGCAACCATTTATGACACTTGGTGAttgttcctctgtgtgtttggaCATTGCTTGTGGTGGCCCCCAGGGGTCAATGTTGGGCCCAAAATGGTTTATTCTTTacatcaggggttttcaaagtgtgagagagtgagccccccctcagagaagaaatttcagctgagccccccccccccaaaaaaatgttctaaatacctgtgttttgaaagctatcttaattattttacacattttaaacatctctgatcataattttaaaacatttgaaacatatttttgaaacatttgaaacatattttttcagcaacacgtcagaatattttaaacatatttctgaaacattacaacatctttgtgcgtttttaaacacatttcttatcacaatttaacaactttatctaagcatgttttagcttaaccttttttaaacacatttcttatcacaatttaacaactttatctaagcatgttttagcttaaccttttttaaatacatttgaacatcttaatctgtgtaaactgccagtttacacagattcattcagggtcgaatcagatctgccttttcagtccagagattcgactattcggcggggtttgtttaccggcgttgctatggtgacctaaattattataagcaactgaaaacgatgccggtttgaaactaaaactgtgattctgaaaaaagtataaatgctatcaaaattccggtttgaacgatggtaaacggttgaaaaatgaatgagttacgatgtctagaagtaggtgtatcagaatgggctgacgtcttcaatgaaaacagttgaaaacaaagcggtatgaaactaaaactgtgattctgaagagattttaaatgatatcgaaattctgttcagatattattgaagatacaagtgtgtagatttgttaaatggtttgcacgaagataaacggttgacaatttatttagttatgttacttctacagttgaagtacgactgatgatttgaaacatcgactttcaggtttttttccGGGTTTATtcttttctcacgtcgcgccccccctgaagaactctggcgcgccccacagtttgaaaaccactgctttaCATAAATGATATATGTAATGTATCGAATGTGTTGAAACTTGTTCTGTTTGCTGAcgatacaaatatattttttcaggtGATGATTTATATCAATTAGTAGAGGCGTTAAATTTTGaaattcctcctcatcctcctcatcgtcatccgcttatccggggtcgggtcgcggggggagcagctcaagcagggggccccagacttccctttttGAAATTAGCAAATTCAAATGATGGTTCGATATTAATAAATTATCGTTAAACTTGAGCAAAACAAAATTTAAGTTATTAGGATACTGCAGAACAAACGAACAAATAAAGATACAGATTGATGGCGTAGACATTGAACGAGTTAGTCAAATAAAATTCCTTGGTGTAACAATTGATGAGAAACTAAACTGGAAATCTCACATAAAACATATTCACTCCAAGTTGTCAAGAAGCATTGCAGTATTATATAAAGCTAAACAGGTTCTGGATCATAAATCATTACACATCCTCTATTGTTCACTGGTTTCACCTTATTTAAGTTACTGTGCAGAGGTTTGGGGCAATGATTACAAAAGTACATTACACTCACTTTTTATTCTGCAGAAAAGAGCTATACGGACCATTTTCAATGCTGGGTATAGGATCATACAAACTCATTATTCATGCAGTCAAATACTCAAATTAACAGATCTGGTTGAATTTCAAACAGCACAATTAATGTTTAaagcaaaaaataacaaactaccGGCAAATATTCAAAAGAAATTCACACAAAGAGAAGGGAATTATTTTTTACGGGGAttgtttaattttaaaatgaaaaaggtGCGTACAACCAGAAAAGGTTTTTGTATTTCTGTCCGTGGAGTAAAATTGTGGAATAAAGGAAGAGCTCAAACAATGTCCTAACataaaactattcaaaacaaGGTTAAAGGAAATGATTCTCACAGGGTACAAGGATGAAGGTGTTTGATTTTCATTGGGGgttaattgtttatttatttagtttgttatttattcttttttttgtatttatttttaaaaaaaaatctgaatttAAATTATAGTTTTGATactaaaatatatcaatagtgagataatatctatatattttcatgaatgttttttgtttattttgtttatttatttattcatttttttgacATGTGTAAGAAATTATAGTATATATCTGATATGAACATATaagttatacattttatttttagaaaTTATATGTTTGGATaccttaaaaaataatatatataatatatatacatatatttattaataataaatgaaaatgttaatAATTACTATTATAATGACTAAGGAATCTTAATTTCAATGAGTTACAGAAAAGGGGTGGGATTAAATAAGTGTAAACTTCTTCCCACTCCTTTTCGAACATGTCACAATTATCAAGTATTTATCATTTATGTATCTAATTATGCTTTCTATTTTGTTTAACATCAGTAATTTgtgtatgatatatattttgttttcttttacatgttcgaaataaatttcaatcaaatcaaattcgGGGCTCAGTTAACATTAAACCTTTTTACTTTGATTAGTAACTTATAGGTTGAACAGTTACCCAATGGCAGTTGCGATGAACAGAATGGATGCTCATGGAGGTTCTCACCCTCAACCTCAAATCATAGAGACTGTCCGCACCTTCTTCCCTGAAACATGGTTGTGGGACATAGTGGAAGTGGGGTGAGCAATTTTTTTACTTTCAGAATTCTACTTACTTGGATTTCCGAGTTATAAAGGTGATAGCTTAGAAACTGAGGGAGAGCGTGGTTTGTTATGTCGATGTGACACAAattctctatctcgctctctctctctctctctctagaaagTCAGGTCTGGAGGAGGTGCACGTAACCGTCCCGgacaccatcaccacctggGAGACTGAGGCTTTCTGCCTGTCAGAGCAGGGTTTTGGCCTGGCCTCGCCCAAAGAGCTGGTCGTCTTCCAGCCCTTCTTCCTGGATCTCAGCCTCCCCTACTCCATCATCCGAGGGGAGAACCTGGAGCTGAAGGCGACCGTCTTCAACTACCAAAGCAGCTGTATAATGGTACAGCAACAACATTCCTTACTTTCATAGAATACCCCCTGATATGTCATTAATTGTACTGTAATGTGAACATTTACATGTAGACATGATAACATGTCGATTTAGATTCATCAGCTAAAATCATATTGTTGtgggtttcatttttttttactttcagcTCTATTAAACTAAACCAAATTTGCTTAAAGGGTTTGGCTGGTTTGGTAAGACCCCAGGTTCATTGTTGACATAGTCTTTGCCAAGCTATTAATCCTCCATGATTTTTGTTCAACTCACCTCCTCTAGAAGCATTCTAAAAAAAGACAGTTGGCCATCAATTAGCATCAATCATATACCAAACGATTGTTAAGCAACTCCCATAGCTGTATCTTTGTCGTGTCCAACCCAGGCAAGCGCAAACGGACTGCCCTGGCTAGGTAACTTTCTCCAATGGTGCCCATAAACAAATCTACAAGTTAtgattctgtgtttacatgCCACTGCCCATGCTCACACAGACGGACAAAACAAAGATACAGCTATGGGAGCTTTTAAATACTTGTTTAGGATATAATGGATATCAACTGATCAATTTTTGCAAGTGTCTACACAGGAGGTGAGTTAAACAAAAATCCTAATGATTGATTTACATCTCGACAAAGACAATGACCTGGGGTCTTAACAAACAAGCCACATCCTAAAGGATGTGGCTTGTTTGTTAAGACCCCATGCTTTCAATAACAGAGGGTGTGTGTTCTGGCAGGTGAGCATGAGCCCCTTAATCTCTTCAGACTACACTCTCACACCACTCGCCGGTGCCCAGCAAGCCTCCTGTCTATGTGCCAAGGGCCGCAGGACTCACAGTTGGAAACTGACCCCAACAGCCCTTGGTGAGGGTTAAAAACCCAGTACTCCAGTAGACTGAAGACATTTCACAATAAATCATAGACATAGTAGACCATTGAaccatgtgtttttattgtgctAAAGCCGTGATGTATCCTTGTATCTGTAGGGCCTGTGAATGTGACCATGATTGCAGAGGCAGTGAGTTCCCACACCTCGTGTGACAACGAGATTGTGAACGTACCCGAGAGAGGCCGCATCGACGTGGTCACGCGTTCTCTCATCGTGAAGGTGATGATTACACCACCCAAATGGTTTTGTAATCTGACAAtcattttgagtgtgtgtctgtagcctatatataatacatatatatgaaatgttttcttgtatcattattttttttaggcTGAGGGAACGGAGCAGACTAAGACACACAACATCTTGCTCTGTCCAAAAGGTAaataaactttttatttttttaaatgataattcAAAATAGTCATCTCGCAATTTGCATGATCACTATTTATATTTCTAcatgttattttatatatttaaatgatgGGTTAGGTCATTTGAGGGAGTTTTCAAAAATATTTGCCATAGTGAAAAATATACTTTGAATCatccttttatttttactttagtAAAAATAAAAGGTCAGTCaactttgagtacgtgcacgtgcacgaaggggtcactcgcgggggagtgcagtacgaccgtttgattgacgtactaactgtccaatgccactcgtggttctgaaaatcattggctggagtttttcgagccctgcccgtcagtaggctacttctaactcagtggctgtaagtgggttatgataaggatttcaagtcaTTTTCAAGTAGAATTACACCGTCAGAGCCAGAGCGTCAGCCTGGGCTGTTCTCAGCATAccgcaaaaaaattaagagggttcaagttccagtccccaaattcagttgaactactacctggacatttgtgatggacagagctgccttcagttttGGGCCATGAACAGGCGCACCCTCCCCTCTTTGTTCAAGGTGGAGGTAAGAGTTATGGCAATTCCTGCACCAAGTGCACCTGTTGAACGTGTGTTCAGCCATGGTGGGGTGATAATGTGACTCCATCATTCACAACTCAGTGACAAAGTActgtcaaatatttttttttgcaaatacaATGCATTGTAAGTCGATGTATGTTGTGAGGCAGCAAGATTGCTACCAGCTTTCAGGCTATTTCCCCttcctacagtatgtgtatgtgatatcacttttgaaatattctttttttttcatgtctgatgCCATGTGTTGCAAATAATATTCTACAACATGTAGGGAGATTGAGTGATTGACTTGAACTGTTCTCGTATACAGCCACCTAGAGGTTCTATTTGATTCTGTTCATAGGTTGGAgataatgatcataaaaacattttcaaactattcacataatggttttggaatgttttgaatattttgagttattgttaatgttaagacattgttattgttaatgttgaaataaaactcaacttatgaaccactctctttaccgatttttaaatgtggaaactgggttagatcatcagatttttgcatgacttgacttgtgacttgcttgacctgagcaatgacttgacttgtgacttgcttgattctcaccacagtgacttgggacttgcttgagacttgaaggttatgacttgagacttgcttgtgacttgcacatga harbors:
- the LOC130405513 gene encoding alpha-2-macroglobulin-like, with the translated sequence MIISVTKGEVSIKLEVSPDMAPLVQVVVYAGLPSENVIAHKADFDTEKCFATKVSLEFSPSTAVPGEENRLQLRANPGSLCGITAVDQSVLIKEPGKKLTADKIFNLLPVQRASMYPYEVNDPEACLRVRSKRSILPYPVHDDSNAYSVFEGVGLKMLTNLVLKSPSCVTYNGVNYYHQRMVTYRLNSYPMAVAMNRMDAHGGSHPQPQIIETVRTFFPETWLWDIVEVGKSGLEEVHVTVPDTITTWETEAFCLSEQGFGLASPKELVVFQPFFLDLSLPYSIIRGENLELKATVFNYQSSCIMVSMSPLISSDYTLTPLAGAQQASCLCAKGRRTHSWKLTPTALGPVNVTMIAEAVSSHTSCDNEIVNVPERGRIDVVTRSLIVKAEGTEQTKTHNILLCPKDENP